From the genome of Nomia melanderi isolate GNS246 chromosome 14, iyNomMela1, whole genome shotgun sequence, one region includes:
- the LOC116433995 gene encoding serine/threonine-protein kinase 16 encodes MNSLGLSLILKMGCICSKETVTVNSRNYIVREHLGEGGFSTVLLVEDTETHKKYAIKKIICHGLQDQRLAAKEIEYHNLVKHPNVIECIDSTYKGTADPVLNATSEVLIVLPYYHKGTLASELERRIKNNDYMSSIDILNIFLQICEGVKAFHEAKPDPLAHRDLKTANIVLGDGSTPIIMDLGSVAPARVKVCGSQAAQTLQDLAAERCSMPYRAPELFNVESYCMVDERTDIWSLGCILYALCYFKSPFDAVYERGDSVALAVMSANITFPEDAPYDEDMQNLILSMLKVNPMERPYIYSVIESVHDLIAKLENRA; translated from the exons atgaatagtctTGGTTTAagcttaattttaaaaatgggCTGTATATGCTCGAAAGAAACTGTCACAGtaaattcaagaaattatatAGTACGTGAACATCTTGGAGAAGG TGGATTCAGTACTGTACTTTTAGTTGAGGACACAGAAACACATAAAAAATATGCTATTAAGAAAATCATTTGTCATGGTCTACAAGACCAGAGACTAGCTGCGAAAGAAATAGAATACCATAATCTTGTAAAGCACCCAAATGTAATAGAATGTATCGATTCTACTTACAAAGGAACTGCAGATCCAGTCCTTAATGCTACCAGCGAAGTATTGATCGTTTTACCTTATTACcat aaaGGTACACTCGCAAGTGAGTTAGAAAGACGAATCAAAAACAATGATTATATGAGCTcaatagatattttaaatatttttttacaaatatgcGAAGGTGTAAAAGCATTTCACGAAGCGAAACCAGATCCTCTTGCTCACAGAGATCTAAAGACTGCAAATATAGTTCTTGGTGATGGAAGTACACCAATTATAATGGATTTAG GTTCTGTAGCACCTGCCAGAGTTAAAGTGTGCGGTTCGCAAGCAGCGCAAACTTTACAAGATCTAGCAGCTGAAAGATGTTCAATGCCATACAGAGCACCGGAATTATTCAATGTAGAAAGTTATTGTATGGTAGATGAACGAACAGATATTTGG TCTTTAGGTTGTATACTTTATGCACTTTGCTATTTTAAATCACCTTTTGATGCCGTTTATGAAAGAGGTGATAGCGTTGCTTTAGCAGTTATGAGTGCAAATATTACATTCCCAGAAGATGCTCCATACGACGAG GATATGCAGAATCTTATTTTATCAATGTTGAAGGTAAACCCAATGGAACGTCCTTATATATACAGTGTTATAGAGAGTGTACACGATCTTATCGCTAAATTGGAGAATAGAGCGTAA
- the ATPCL gene encoding ATP-citrate synthase has product MSAKAIREATGKDLINRKLPSGTSAVKCRFVTITEDTNWADVVNNNPWLQSEKLVVKPDQLIKRRGKLGLIKVNADLATVKQWIAGRMNKDQQVGKATGKLRTFIIEPFVPHKQEEEAYVCIYSHRKADTILFHHEGGVDIGDVDAKALKLDVPVGEGLPDQATLIEKLLVNVANDKKGTIAKFIESLYKLYVNLYFTYLEINPLVVTDNGIYILDLAAKLDTTADFVCRPDWGEIDYPPPFGRDAYPEEAYIADLDAKSGASLKLTILNPSGRIWTMVAGGGASVIYSDTICDLGAANELANYGEYSGAPSEQQTYDYAKTILSLMTKEKRKEGKVLIIGGGIANFTNVAATFKGIVKALQEYQPKLVEHNIQIFVRRAGPNYQEGLRIIREVGRRLGIPVYVFGPETHMTAICAMALGKKPIPDPEAQEFSTANFLLPSGQDVGPTAPSKSTSCSPTKQPKLKTSDSVDGSANKLLFSSKTRAIIWGMQTRAVQSMLDFDFVCRRSEPSVAAIVYPFTGDHKQKFYWGHKEVLIPVYKQMKDAMTKHTDADVMVTFASLRSAYESTVETMQFPQIRTIAIIAEGIPENMTRKLILMAEQKGVTIIGPATVGGVKPGCFKIGNTGGMMDNILHSKLYRPGSVAYVSRSGGMSNELNNIVSKASNGVLEGVAIGGDRYPGTTFMNHIMRYQQNPEVKLIVLLGEVGGVEEYEVCEALKAKRITKPLIAWCIGTCASMFNSEVQFGHAGSIAHSNLETASAKNAALKAAGAYVPDSFDTLGELIHTVYEKLVKEGAIVPEPEVPPPTVPMDYSWARELGLIRKPASFMTSICDERGQELLYAGMPVTEVLKQNVGIGGVVSLLWFQRCLPPMYCKFLEMSLMLTADHGPAVSGAHNTIVCARAGKDLVSSLVSGLLTIGDRFGGALDGAARMFSEAYDAGLHPQEFVNNTRKKGKLIMGIGHRIKSINNPDMRVKLIKEFVMENFPAKPLVEYALEVEKITTSKKPNLILNVDGIIACAFVDMLRKSGSFTREEAQEYIEIGAINSLFVLGRSIGFIGHYMDQKRLKQGLYRHPWDDISYVLPEQYN; this is encoded by the exons ATGTCGGCGAAAGCAATCCGAGAGGCAACAGGAAAGGACTTGATTAATCGTAAACTTCCATCTGGCACAAGTGCAGTGAAATGCAGATTTGTGACCATCACGGAAGATACAAACTGGGCAGACGTTGTAAACAACAATCCATGGTTACAATCGGAGAAGTTGGTTGTAAAGCCTGACCAGTTGATCAAAAGGCGGGGAAAGCTTGGTTTGATCAAGGTGAATGCAGACTTGGCCACAGTGAAACAATGGATCGCTGGAAGAATGAACAAGGATCAACAAGTTGGAAAAGCGACTGGGAAACTTAGAACATTTATCATTGAACCTTTTGTTCCGCACAAACAG GAAGAAGAAGCTTACGTCTGTATCTATTCTCATCGAAAAGCCGACACCATATTATTTCATCACGAAGGTGGTGTTGATATCGGAGATGTCGACGCGAAAGCTTTGAAACTGGACGTACCTGTTGGAGAAGGATTGCCGGATCAAGCTACGTTAATAGAGAAGCTATTAGTAAATGTGGCAAACGATAAAAAGGG AACTATCGCAAAATTTATAGAATCTCTGTACAAGCTTTACGTTAATTTATACTTCACGTATTTGGAAATAAATCCGTTGGTAGTAACGGATAATGGAATCTATATACTTGATCTTGCTGCAAAATTGGATACTACCGCTGACTTCGTATGCAGACCGGATTGGGGAGAAATTGATTACCCGCCACCCTTCGGACGAGATGCTTATCCAGAAGAGGCCTATATTGCTGACTTAGACGCTAAATCTGGAGCTAGCTTGAAATTAACCATTCTTAATCCATCTGGTCGGATATGGACAATGGTTGCTGGCGGTG GTGCATCCGTAATTTATTCGGATACAATTTGTGATTTGGGTGCTGCGAATGAGTTGGCCAATTACGGCGAATACTCTGGTGCACCTAGCGAGCAGCAGACTTACGATTACGCGAAAACCATATTGAGCTTAATGACAAAAGAGAAACGCAAAGAGGGAAAAGTATTGATTATCGGTGGTGGCATCGCTAACTTTACAAATGTGGCCGCTACATTTAAGGGTATCGTTAAGGCGTTACAAGAGTATCAACCGAAACTCGTAGAACACAACATACAGATATTTGTAAGAAGAGCAGGACCTAATTATCAAGAGGGACTGAG AATTATACGCGAAGTTGGCAGAAGGCTCGGTATCCCCGTTTATGTATTTGGTCCTGAAACTCATATGACGGCTATATGCGCAATGGCGTTGGGCAAGAAACCGATCCCCGATCCCGAGGCTCAAGAATTTTCCACGGCAAACTTTTTGCTACCGTCTGGTCAAGATGTCGGTCCTACAGCTCCGTCGAAAAGTACTTCTTGTTCGCCTACCAAACAGCCCAAATTAAAGACAAGCGACTCGGTCGATGGATCGGCGAACAAACTACTTTTCAGCAGTAAAACTAGGGCCATTATTTGGGGAATGCAAACTAGGGCCGTTCAAAGTATGCTAGACTTTGACTTCGTTTGTCGTAGATCCGAACCATCTGTAGCTGCTATCGTATATCCCTTCACGGGCGATCATAAACAAAAGTTCTACTGGGGTCACAAAGAG GTGTTGATCCCAGTTTATAAGCAGATGAAAGATGCGATGACCAAACACACGGATGCCGATGTTATGGTCACGTTCGCATCGTTGAGATCAGCTTATGAAAGCACTGTCGAGACCATGCAATTCCCTCAGATTAGAACAATTGCTATTATCGCCGAAGGTATACCCGAAAATATGACAAGAAAGCTGATTTTAATGGCAGAACAGAAAGGCGTCACCATCATTGGTCCCGCTACTGTCGGAGGTGTGAAACCTGGCTGCTTCAAGATTGGTAACACCGGCGGAATGATGGATAACATTCTGCACAGTAAACTCTACAGACCTGGAAG CGTGGCGTATGTTTCCCGTTCCGGTGGAATGTCCAATGAATTGAACAATATCGTTTCAAAAGCTTCGAACGGAGTGCTGGAAGGTGTTGCGATCGGAGGAGATCGTTACCCGGGAACTACTTTCATGAATCATATAATGCGTTACCAACAAAATCCGGAGGTGAAGCTCATAGTTCTCCTGGGCGAAGTCGGCGGTGTGGAAGAGTACGAAGTGTGCGAAGCACTGAAGGCGAAGAGAATTACTAAACCGTTGATTGCTTGGTGTATCGGTACCTGTGCCAGCATGTTCAATTCCGAGGTGCAGTTCGGCCATGCTGGATCGATAGCCCATAGCAACTTGGAAACGGCCTCTGCTAAGAACGCAGCGTTGAAAGCTGCCGGCGCGTATGTACCCGACAGCTTCGACACTCTTGGCGAACTGATTCACACCGTTTACGAGAAACTCGTCAAAGAAGGAGCGATCGTCCCAGAACCGGAAGTTCCACCGCCAACCGTTCCTATGGACTACAGTTGGGCCAGA GAACTCGGTTTAATAAGGAAACCGGCCTCGTTCATGACATCTATTTGCGACGAGCGCGGACAGGAATTACTGTACGCCGGAATGCCTGTGACCGAAGTGCTGAAGCAAAACGTGGGAATCGGTGGTGTGGTCTCACTGTTGTGGTTCCAAAGGTGCTTGCCACCCATGTATTGTAAATTCCTCGAAATGTCTTTAATGTTGACAGCCGACCATGGTCCTGCCGTCTCAGGAGCGCACAACACTATTGTATGCGCTCGTGCTGGCAAAGATTTAGTCAGCTCTTTGGTATCCGGCCTTTTAACTATT GGTGATCGTTTTGGAGGAGCGTTGGACGGTGCTGCTCGTATGTTCTCCGAAGCCTACGACGCTGGATTACATCCAcaagaatttgtaaataatacacGTAAAAAGGGCAAACTGATCATGGGTATTGGCCATcgtataaaatctataaataatcCGGATATGCGAGTAAAGCTCATTAAGGAATTCGTAATGGAGAATTTCCCTGCCAAGCCTTTAGTTGAATACGCGTTAGAAGTCGAGAAGATAACTACAAGTAAGAAGCCTAATTTAATTCTTAACGTGGATGGTATCATTGCTTGTGCCTTTGTTGATATGCTGAGAAAAAGTGGAAGCTTCACTAGAGAAGAAGCACAGGAATACATCGAGATTGGTGCTATAAATAGTTTGTTCGTCCTTGGCAGGAGTATAGGTTTTATCG GTCATTATATGGATCAAAAGAGGTTGAAACAAGGTCTATACCGACATCCTTGGGATGATATTTCTTATGTATTGCCAGAGCAATATAATTGA